The DNA segment CCCCGTCCGCCGCGGGAGGCCCGCTTGGGTATTCGGATATACAGCCTTGTTACGTATGGCGCCGGCCGGTCCCTACAGTGGTGGCATGACTACGGCTCCCGCACCACGCCCCGTACCGGGGCAGCAGGCCGACGGACCGCGGCGCCCCGCCTCCGGGCAGGGCACCGCGGACGGCGAGCGGGAGCCGCGCTGGCTCGACGAGGAGCAGCAGCGCGTCTGGCAGTCCTTCATGAACGCCGCCATGCTGCTCGACGACCACCTGGACCGCCAGCTCCAGCGTGACGCGGGCATGCCGCACCTCTACTACGGCCTGCTGGTACGGCTCTCCGAGGCGCCCCGGCGGCGGCTGCGGATGACGGAGCTGGCACGCCGGGTCAAGATCACCCGCTCCCGGCTCTCGCACGCCGTCGCGCGCCTGGAGGACCACGGCTGGGTGCGGCGGGAGGACTGCCCCTCGGACAAGCGCGGCCAGCTCGCCGTCCTCACGGACGAGGGCCGCGCGGTCCTGGAGAGCGCGGCGCCCGGCCATGTGGAGGCCGTACGGCACGCACTCTTCGATCGGCTCACCCGCGAGCAGCAGCGGGCGCTCGGGGAGATCATGCAGACGGTGGCGGAGGGGCTTGAGCCGTCGTATGGGGCGGATCTGCCTTGGCTCCGCTGAGGGTTCCTCGCGGGGCGCAGCCGAAAACTACAGGGGTGCCCCTCGTCGGCTAGGTCGTGTCCGGCGGATCTTCGTGGGCCCGCGACTCCCCCACTGCCTGAAGGGCGTGGGTGGGGGTACCTCCCACGCCGGTTCAGGGCAGTGGGGGAGTGCCCCCAGCACCGCACCTCGCCGCGTTGTCGGAGTCATCCGGGTACGCCCAGTACGAGGATGATCCTCCGCCTTGCGATGCACGGCACCAGACGCCGCAGGCTGATCCACGAAGATCCGCCGGACACGACCTAGTGGCGATCTGACAGGTTCGCCGTGGCTCGTCGCGCAGTTCCCCGCGCCCCTTGAAAACGGGGCTACGCCCCGGGTCCGGCCCGGGGTGACCCTCACGGCCGGTGACGAACTGACCGTTTCGCGGTGGTTGCTCGCGCAGTTCCCCGCGCCCCTTGCAAACGGGGCTACGCCCCGATCCGCCCCGCGGGGTGCCACTGGCCGGCCAGTAGCGATCTGACAGGTTCGCCGTGGCTTGTCGGGCAGTTCCCCGCGCCCCTTGAGAACGGGGCTGCACCCCGATCAGGGGACGGGGTGGGTATCTCCCACGCATGTAAGGCAGTGGGGAGCGATCAGCCACGACCAAGCGGCATCCAAGCAACGACCGCGAGTGGCACGGCCTGATCAGGGGCGCGGGGAACTGCGCGAAGAGCCGCGGCGGGCCGAGAGCCAACCGACCACCGCACGAGACAAGGCCCCATAAGGGGCGCGGGGAACTGCGCGAGAAGCGGCCACCACACGACCGCCGGCCCCGAAGGGCAGGACCCCGGAAGGGGCGCGGGGCGTTGGCCTCGCACCCCCTCCGGGGTCCCGGATGCACCGGTCAGTGGGCGATGACCGGTACGTGCACGTCGTCCGGTGCCCCGGCTCCGGCCTCCCCCGACCGGGCACCCCCCTCCGTGGAGCCGGACGCGGCCGGAGCCCCCGTCCCCGGGCGCCCGGTGGTGACGAAGGTGAACGCGATCACCGACGCGGCAACCAGAATCCCGACGGCCACCCAGATCGCGCTGGTGTACCCGTGCACCATCCCCTGCAGCTGGACCAGCTGCCGAGCCGACCGGCTGGTCGCCCCCGCGGCGTGCGCCGCGAGGTACGACGTGGTCGCGGACGCCGCGATCGTGTTCAGCAGCGCCGTACCGATCGCGCCGCCGACCTGCTGGGACGTGTTCACCATCGCCGAGGCGACACCCGCGTCCCGCGCCTGGACACCGTGCGTGGCCAGCGACATGGCCGGCATGAACGCCGTACCCATACCCAGGCCGAGCAGCAGCATCGCCGGAAGCAGCAGCCCCGCGTACGAGGAGCCGACGGTCATCTGCGTGAGCAGCAGCATGCCGATCGCGGCGAGCAGGAAGCCCGGACCCATCAGCAGCCGCGGTGCGACGCGGGTCATCAGCCGGGCACCGATCTGCGTGGACCCCGCGATCATGCCCGCGATCATGGGCAGGAAGGCGAAGCCCGTCTGGACCGGCGAGTAGCCCTTCACGATCTGGAGGTAGAAGGTCAGGAAGAGGAACAGGCCGAACATCCCGATGATCGCAAGACCCAGGGAGAGGTAGACACCACCGCGGTTGCGGTTGGTGACCACGCGCAGCGGCAGCAGCGGCGCCTTGACCTTCGCCTCGGTGATGGCGAACGCCACGAGCAGCACGACCGCCGCGACGAGCAGGCCGAGCGTCGTGGTGTCGGTCCAGCCGTCGGACTCGGCGCGCGTGAAGCCGTACACCAGGGACACCAGGCCGAGGGTGGCCAGCACCACGCCAGGGACGTCCAGCGGGGAGCGGTTGCGCCCGCCCGCCGGCTCGCGGATCACCATGATCGCGCCCAGGGCGGCCACGATGGCGAACGGGACGTTCACGAAGAAGGTGTAGCGCCAGTTCAGGTACTCGGTGAGGAAGCCGCCGAGGATCAGGCCCACGGCACCACCGCCACCGGCGATCGCACCGTAGATGCCGAACGCCTTGGCACGCTCCTTGGCGTCGGTGAACATCACCGCGAGCAGGGAGAGCGCCGCCGGCGCGAGGAGTGCGCCGAACGCGCCCTGGAGCGCGCGGGCGCCGAGCATCATGACCTCGTTCTGCGCGGCACCGCCCACCGCCGAGGCCAGGGCGAAGCCGGCGAGGCCGGTGACGAAGGCCTGCTTGCGCCCCCACAGGTCGGCGATGCGCCCGCCGAACAGCAGCAGGCCGCCGAAGGCGAGCGCGTAGGCGGTGATCACCCACTGCCGGTTGGCGTCGGATATGCCCAGGTCGTGCTGCGCGGACGGCAGCGCGATGTTCACGATCGTCGCGTCGAGGACGACCATGAGCTGGGCCAGGGCGATGAAGAAGAGTGCGCGCCAGCGGCGATTGTCAGTGCTCGCCTGCTGCACGTGTCGTCCTTTGGAGAGGACGGTTTCGGACATGGAGGTATCCATTTCGATAGGTCGCAAGATCGTGGCGGTGTGGGAAAAAGCGACGTTGGCTGAGGGTTGGGTTGAGTGAGAGGTGACTGGCGCGAGTGACGCGAGTGACGCGAGTGACGTGCGTGACGCCACACACGTGAACGAAGAGGCGTGAGTGAAGAGGCGTAGATGAAGAGGGGTGAGTGAAAGGTGAGACTCCGCTGCGCCGCGGAACTCATCCCCGATGTGGCCGATGGGACCGGACGGGCCCGTGTGCGACGGGACCGTTCGGTGGAGGCGCCCGGGCGCCGCACTGCGCCGGGGCGGAGGTGGGACACCGGCCGGGACCGGCCGGTTCTGTTCAGCCGACCCGTGGGACCGGCTTTGGTGCCGCCGGAGTGGGGACCGGCTTCGGTACAGCCGACGTATGAAGGCCGGCCTCGGTTCACCCGGCCCGTGGAGGCCGGCTTCGGTTCTGCCTGCCGCCATGGAGGCCGGCTTCGGTTCTGCCTGCCCCCGTGGAGGCCGGCTTCGGTTCTGCCTGCCCCCGTGGAGGCCGGCTTCGGTGCTGCCGGCCACGGATGGCCGGAGGTCTTGGCTGCCGCCGACCCGCCGGGGGGTCGCGCCTGGTCCGCCCCCCCGTCCGGGTCCCCCTTGAGGGGGTGACCGGTGCGGGGCGGACCGGGCCGGGGCCGGGTCAGGGGTGCCGCGTCAGGGGCGGTGCCGGTTCAGGGGCGCCACCCGGGCGGTACACGCGGTACCGGGTCGGTGTGGTGCCGGCCAGGATGCCGGTCAGGCATGTTTTCGCAGGTCCTCCAGGGTGGCGGCCGTCCCGGCGAGTTCGGACCGGGCGGGCGCCATCAGGCCGTCCATGAAGAGCTGGAGATGGCGGTGTGCGAATCGGTCGATGCCCGAACACGCGGTGCCGGGCAGCGGTCTGGTGAGCTGGGAGAGGGCCACCATCAGGTCTCCGACGCCGATGTCGGCGCGCAGCTGACCGGCAGTGCGGGCCCGCTCCATGAGGGTGCCGACCACGGCTTCGAGGCGGAGCCGGGACGCGGTGAGGTCCGGGTGGCTCTTGTCGAATCCGGGGTCGATCAGCGTGCAGAGCGCGCCGATCCGCTCGTCCGCCGCGGCGTGCACGAACCGCCGCAGCTCGGCGAAGGGATCGCCGCCCGCGGTGTCCGCCGCGGCGACGGCCCGCTCGGCACGGTCCGTGACGCGGTCCAGCAGCGCGACGACGACCTGCCGCACCAGCTCGATGCGGTCCGCGAAGTGGCGGTAGACCGTGGCGTTGCCGACGCCGGCCCGGCGGGCGACCTCGTCGAGCGGCACCTCCGTGCCGTACTCGACGAACATCTCGCGGGCGGCGTTGATGATCCGCTCACGGTTGCGCGCGGCATCGGCGCGCATCCGCGGCACCTGGCGCGGCACAGTGGTGGCGGTCGGCACTGCCTGCTCCTTCGCTTCACGTTCGTCGGGGCGTTTCACGTTCTTCCCGGCGCTCTCCGGATCCCCTGGCAACCTCGACGCCCGGGTCCTCGGAGCCCCGCTTGCTGCTCCGCCGCACGGCCCCTGACGCCCCCTTGGGGGAACGCCTCCGTTCCGTACGGACACAGGTCTAAACGGGGAACCCCTCCCCGGTTATTTCCCGGTATTTCTGTGACCCGCATCACAACTCTCCCACTCCGGGAAAGCCCGCCGAAAAACCCACGTTCGGGCGCACCCAGCGAGCGGACCCGGGGCCACCGGCACAGGGTGATCGGACAAGGGTGCTGCCGGTCCGGCCGGCTGCCACCGGCGGAGCGGAGGGTCACGCATGCAGCCGACCAGCCGTCACGGCCGTCGCATACGGGCCCCCGGACCCCGGGGCCCAGGGGCCCGCCGCCCGCGGATCCCTCGCCGGCGCACGGTGCCGCTCGCCGCGCTCACCTCGCTGACCCTCGCCCTCACGGTCTCGGCGAGCACGGCGCCGCCGGCCGGCGCGGGCAGGCTGCCGGACCCGATCGCCCTTTCGCGCACCGCCGCGATCGGCCCCTGCATGATCAGCGGCGCGCTCGGCGTGCAGATGTCCGAGGGCGTGCCCACCGGGCCGGGCTACGTGCGCTCCACCGGGACGGTGCGCGCGCTGAACCTGATGATCGACTTTCCTGACGCGCCGGGACAGGGCAGGGCCCTGGACCGCCTGGGCGAGTTCTTCCCGCAGACCCGCGCGTGGTTCCGCACCGCCTCGTACGGCCGCCTCGACTACCGGCCGCGCGCCCCCATCCGGCACTGGCTGCGGATGCCGAAGACCTTCAAGGCGTACGGCATCGAGCGCGGCGCCCCGTACGAGCCGGGCTACCGGGGGCTCGTCGACGACATCATCAAGAAGGCCGACCCGGAGGTGAACTTCCGGGCATACGACCTGGTCAACGTGCTGATGACACCGAACGCCGGGCCATCGGCCCTGAACACGGTGCTCTCGGTGACCTTCGCCGGCAACCGCGACGCGCCCGTGGCGGACGGCGTCCCGCTCTCCAACGCCTCGTTCATCTACAGCCGCCAGGACGACGGCTCCGGCTCCTACGCGCACACCGGCTACCGGGTGCTGCCGCACGAGAACGGGCACACCTTCGGGCTGCCCGACCTCTACACCCGCCAGGGCGGCGGCTCGGTCGGCCACTGGGACATCATGAGCGAGGACTGGGGCGCCAACAACGACCTGCTGGCCTGGCACAAGTGGAAGCTGGGCTGGCTCGACGACGACCAGGTCGAGTGCGCCTCCGCGTCCGGTACGAGCGAGCACCTCCTGACGCCGCTGGCCCGCACCGGCGGCAGCAAGCTCCTCTTCGTCCCGCTCGGCGGCACCGCGGGCCTCGCGGCCGAGGTCCGCACCCACGCGGGCAACGACGAGGCGGTCTGCCGGCCCGGCGTGCTCGTCTACCGCGTGGACGCGGACGTGGACACCGGCGAGGGCCCCGTCACGGTCTACGACGCCACCCGGCACAGCGGCGGCTGCGCCCGCAGCCCCAACGTGCACGCGGAACTCTCCGACGCGACCTTCACCCCGGGCAGGTCGTTCCGCGACCGCGCCTCCAGGGTCCGGATCAGCGTGCTCTCCGTCGACGGCGACGGGAACTACCTGGTCCGCGTCAGCCACCAGTGACCGGCCGGCGGCTGGGAGCGGGCCGCACGAAGGACCGGTGGCGGAGGCCGTCCGACTTCCAGATCTGGGACCGGTGGCGGAGGCCGTCTGACCTCTGGATCTGGGACCGGTGGCGGAGGCCGTCTGACCTCTAGGCCTGGGACCGGTGGCGGAGGCCATCTGACCTCTAGGCCTGGGACCGGTGGCGGAGGCCGTCCAGCATGAGGTCGATCAGGCGTCCCGCCTGGGCGCGCTGGCTCGGCTCGCCCGCGGCCAGGGCGATGCCGCTCAGGCCGATCAGGACGTCGTCGGGGAGCACACCGGTGCGGTACTCGCCGGTCGCCACGCCCGCGTCCAGGAGCCGTTCGATCGCGGCGTCCAGCAGGTCGCGGCTCTGCGCGTACGGGTCGCCGCCCGAGGCGATCACCAGGCGCAGCGCGTCCGCCATGCCGATCTTGGTCGTCATGTAGTCGATGAAGCGGTGCATCCACGTGCGGGTGGCGTCCAGCGGCGGCAGCTCGGCGAGCAGCGGGGGCACGGCGTCGCAGACGGCCGCGAGCTCGTTGCGGTGGAGGCGGGCCGGCGCTGGGCCGCGGAGGGCATCGCCGCCAACGCCGTGATGCCCGGCGGCATCCGCACCGGACTCCAGCGGCACCAGGAGGAGAACCTCACCCCGGAGATCAAGGCCATCTTCGACACGTACCCGTGGAAGACGGTCGAGCAGGGCGCGGCCACGTCGGTCCTGCTCGCCGCCTCCCCGCTCGTCGAGGGCGTCACGGGCCGCTATTTCGAGGACTGCAACGAGGCCGAGCCCACCACGGACCCCGAGGCCCACGAGGGCATCCGCCCCTTCGCCCTGGACCCGACGGCCGCCGCCCGCCTCTGGGACATCTCCTTGAAAATGCTGACCCGCTGACCGGGTCCCGAAGGGGCGCGGGGAACCGCGCGGGCAACCACGACAGGCCGGCAGCCGGCAAAGAACCGGGCCGGAACACACCCGCCCCCGAAAGGGGCGCGGGGAACCGCGCGACAAGCCACAACCAAGCCGCAACCAGGCGACGACCGCAAGGGGGCAGGCCCCGACAAGGGGCGCGGGGAACTGCGCAAACAACCACGACCAAGCCGCACCCGAACAACGACCGCAAGAGGCAAGGCCCCATCAAGGGGCGCGGGGAACTGCGCAATCAGCCACACCCCACCGCCAGCCGGCAATGAACCCCAAGGGGAGAACACGACCCCGCAAGGGCGCGGGGAACTGCGCAAAAGGCCACCGCCGACGCCCAGCCGGCAAGGAAACCGCACCCGCTCGCAGCGGACCGCCCCCGGGGCACCCGGGTGGAACCGTGCCCACCGCCCCCGGAAGGCAACCCCGTGCTCAGGGCGCTGACGCGCCCTGAGCCACGCGGCGGTTGTGCACGCGCAGCGCAACCGCCGCAGCCTCGGTGAGCGGAACCCCGGTCCCCAGATCACGCGCCCGACCACAGAGATCACCCAGCACGCTCTCGACCTCCGTAGGCCGCCCCGCGACGAGATCCCGCGCGAGCGACGACGTCATCGGCGAGCCGGGGGCCGTCAGAGCGCCCCGGATCCCCGCGAGGTCCCCCTCGGCGACGGGGTGGCCGGCCGCCCCGGCCACCCCGGAGATCTCGGCGAGCACCGATTCCGCGAGGTCCGTGCCGCCGGGCACCGCCACGACGTCCCCGACGGGCGCCCGCATCAGCGAGGTGACCGCACCGATCGCCGCGATGAAGACCCACTTCACCCACATCGCGTTCACGATGTCGCCCCGGCCGCCGACATCGACGCCCGGCACGTCCAGCGCCCCCACGACCGTGCCGAGCCGCGGGGTGTCCGCACCGTCCAGCTCGCCGACCTCGATCTGCACCCCCGGCGCGAGCTGCACCACCGTGCCGTCGCCGCCGAGCTGCACCGCCACCCGGAGGGTGCCGCCCAGCACCGCGGTACCGAACCGGCCCGTCAACGCGTCCATGTGCGCCATACCGTTGAGGAACGGCACGATCGCCGTGTCCGGCCCGATCGCCGGCGCCAGGTCCTCCATCACCTGCGGCAGCACCTCGGCCTTCACGGCGATCAGCACGAGGTCGAACGACCCGTCGAGCTCGCCGGCGGTGACCGCCGCGGGCCGCAGCACGCGGGTGTCCTCGCCCACGGCGAGCCGCAGCCCACGGTCCCTCAGCTGCTCCGCCCTGCCGGGCCTGACGAGGAAGACGACCTCGCGCCCGCCCTCCAGGAGCGACGCCCCGACCATCCCGCCCACGGCGCCTGCCCCCGCGATGAGGATCCTCATGTCGTCGCTCTCCTCTCCGTCTCTCGACCGCCGGCTCGTCCCGCCTCAGGGACGTTATCCGACAAAAGGTGCATTCAGCACACCCGACCCACCTCATCCCACCCACACAGCACCCCCGCACCCCCACACCCCAGCGCCTCCACCCCCCGGCGCCCGCGGCGAACGGGGGCGCAGGCGCGGGCACACATGGGCGCGGGCACGCCGGTACGCTTCACCGCGCGATGGAACGAACCGGGAATGTCCCCGATGACCCCCTGAACGCGGACATACTGACGGCGCGCCGCAGGTCCTGCCCACCCGGAGCCACCGGGGGGCGGGACCTCGCCGCGTACAGCCCGTTCTTCTCAGCCTGTCCGGAGCGGCATCTCCCGCTCCGGGGGAACAAGGAGTGTGCCATGCGCCGTTTCCGCTCGATCGCCGTCGCCGCGCTCGCCTTCGTCGCCGCCTCCGGCGTCGTCCCCACCGCGACCGCGGCCCCCACGATCACGGCCCCCGCGGCCGCGGCCCCCGCGAGCGCCGCCGACGCGAGGGCCTACAACTGCAACTCCGGATACTTCTGCATCTACAGCGACTACAACGGCCGTGGAACGCGCTGTCGCTGGACGCAGGAGAAGAAGGCGAACACCGCCGACGACTGCTCGTTCATCCAGAAGGGCAAGCCCGTCAAGTCGGTGTGGAACGGCACCGGCCACCGGGTGCAGTACTACACGCAGACCAACTACCACAAGCGGGTCGGCTCCACGGCCGCCGCCAAGGGCGGCAACCTCCAGGGCAGCTACCAGATCCGCTCGTTCAAGAAGCAGTAGCAGGCCGCAAGGCCACAACAGCAGGACAGGCCCCGGCGGCGGGCCACGCTCCGGCAGCGACCACACCGTCGCAGCGGGCCACCCCTCCACACAGCGCGGCCCCGGACCTCACACCGGTCCGGGGCCGCACACGTCTGCGAGTCGAACTCCGCGGGCAGCTGCCGCCGCCCCAAGGGGCACTCTCCGCCGTCTCCGGAGCACCTGCCGGTGGGTGGTTGCTCGCGCAGTTCCCCGCGCCCCGCCAGAGACACAGGGGTCAGCCCGGTTTTTGCGGGATCCCGTAACAGACTTGCGCATATTCATAGACTTCCTACGCCCAGACTCCTAGCCTTTTCGCGTCCGGCGAGTCACCACCTTGTCCCCCGTTCTCAACCGAGCCGCAAGGATGTGGATCCGTGACCCCACCCCCACCCCGGAGACGCCGCGCGCTGCGTCGCGCGCTCTCCGCCGTCACCTCGCTGACCCTCGTCGCGGCGGGCGCCGCCGCGGTGACGGTCCTGTCCGTCGCCCCCGCGGGGGCCGCCGGCGTGCCAGCCCCCTCTCCCGTGGGCATATCGGGCCGCGGCGCGTCCGTGCCGTTCACGGAGCAGGAGGCCGAGTACGCCGCGACCAACGGCACCGTGGTCGCCCCCGACCGCCTCTACACCCACCTCGCCTCCGAGGCGTCGGGGCGGCAGGCGGTGACCCTGGACGCGACGGGCGAGTACGTCGAGTTCACGCTCACCAAGCCCGCCAACGCGATGGACTTCCGCTACTCCATACCGGACAGCCCGGACGGCACCGGCCGCACCGCGTCGCTGGACGTCCGGGTGGGCGGGAACGTCCTCAAGAGCGTCCCCGTGACGTCCAAGTACGGCTGGTACTACGGCGGCTACCCGTTCAACAACAACCCGGGCAGCGGCAACCCGCACCACTTCTACGACGAGGCGCGGACGATGTTCGGCAGCACCCTGGCGGCCGGCACCAAGGTCCGCCTCCAGGTGTCCTCCACCGCGCAGGCGCCGTCGTTCACCGTCGACCTGGCGGACTTCGAGCAGGTCGCCTCGCCGATCGCGCAGCCGTCCGGCTCGCTGAACGTGGTCACCGACTTCGGCGCCGACCCGACCGGTGCCGCCGACTCCACCGCCAAGATCCAGGCGGCGGTCACCGCGGGCCAGCAGCAGGGCAAGGCGGTCTACATCCCCCAGGGCACGTTCCAGGTCCGCGACCACATCGTCGTGGACCACGTGACGCTGGCCGGCGCGGGCCCCTGGTACAGCGTGCTGACCGGGCGCGACCCGTCCAACCGCGCGAAGGCCGTCGGCGTGTACGGCAAGTACGCGAACCAGGGCGGCAGCAGCAACGTCACCCTCAAGGACTTCGCCATCATGGGCGACATCCAGGAGCGGGTCGACGCCGACCAGGTGAACGCCATCGGAGGCGCGCTGTCGAACTCGACGGTGGACGACGTCTGGATGCAGCACACCAAGGTCGGGGCCTGGATGGACGGCCCGATGGACAGGTTCACCATCAAGAACAGCCGGATCCTCGACCAGACCGCGGACGGCGTCAACTTCCACATGGGCGTCACCAACTCCACCGTCACCAACACCTTCGTACGCAACACCGGTGACGACGGCCTGGCCATGTGGGCGGAGAGCGTCCCGAACGTGAACGACTCGTTCACGCACAACACGGTCGTCGCGCCGGTCCTGGCGAACAACATCGTCACGTACGGCGGCAAGGACATCACCCTCTCCGACAACACCATGTCGGACACCGTCACCAACGGCGGCGGCCTGCACATCGCCAACCGCTACCCGGGCGTCAACTCCGGTCAGGGGACGGCCGTCTCGGGCACCATCACGGCCGCGCGCAACACGCTGATCAGGACCGGGAACAGCGACTACAACTGGCAGTTCGGCGTGGGCGCGATGTGGTTCGACGGGCTCAACGAGGCCCTGAACGCCACCGTCAACATCAGCGACTCCGACATCCTCGACTCCTCCTACGAGGCGATCCAGACCATCGAGGGCGGCGGGAAGACGCTCAACTTCAACAACATCAACATCGACGGCACCGGTACCTTCGTCCTCCAGTTCCAGGCGGGCGGCGCCGGCACCTTCACCAACGTCACGGCCAAGCACGTGAACGGCCCCTCGCCGATCTACAGCTGCCAGGGCAACGCCTTCGCCATCACCCAGGGCGGCGGCAACTCCGGCTGGTACACCGACACGCCCTACTGCGGCGGCTGGCCCGCCCCGGTGTGGACGAACGGCGGGGTCCCCTCGACCGGCGGAGGCGACGACCCCGGCGACCCGGGTGACCCGGGCGACCCCGGTGACACCGGCAACCTCGCCCAGGGCCACGCGGTCACCGCGGGCCACACGGAGGTCTACGTGCCGTCCAACGCCGTGGACGGCAACGCGAGCACCTACTGGGAGAGCCCGAACAACGCCTTCCCGCAGTCCCTCACCGTCGACCTCGGCGCGGCCAAGGCCGTGGGCCACCTGGTCCTCAAGCTGCCGCCCGGCGCGGCCTGGAGCACCCGGACCCAGACGCTGAGCGTGCTGGGCAGCACGGACAACGGCACGTACAGCACCCTCAAGGGCTCCGCGGGCTACACCTTCAACCCGTCGAACGGCAACTCCGTCACCGTCCCGCTCTCCGGCACCTCGGTCCGCTACCTGCGGCTGACGTTCACCGGCAACACGGGGTGGCCGGCGGCCCAGCTCTCGGAGCTGGAGGCGTACACGAACTGACGTTTGGGCGGTCGGCCCGCCACGGCCGGCGGTCCGGCCACCGCACGGCCGTTCCCGAGGCCGCGCCCCCCCAGGGGGTCGCGGCCTCTTCCGCCGGCCGGGCCCGGCCACCGCGCGGTCGCTCCTCACCCGGCTGCTCCGGTAGGCCGTTGCCGGGCGGCTCAGGCGGGCCGTTACGGTGTCCGAGCGGTTGCCGGACGCCGCGGCCGAGGCGAGGGACACCGGTTCCCCGCGGCCCGGACCACAGAAGGACGAAGATGAACGACTCCAGCGGGTTCTCGACCGTCTCCCCGACCACCCTCGCCGACATCCTGGGACGCGAGCAGGTCATGGACATCGGCGTGCGTCCCCTGTGGCCCACGATCCCGCGCGTGGCAGGGCCCGCGTTCACCGTGCGGTGCCCCGCCGGCGACAACCTCATGCTGCACGCCGCCATCCACCGCGCGGAGCCGGGCTCGGTCATCGTCGTCGAGTCGGGCGACCTGGACTACGCGCTCGCCGGAGGCAACGTGTGCGCGGTCGCCCAGCGGCGGGGCGTCGCCGCCTTCGTACTCGACGGGGTGATCCGCGACGTCGCCGAGGCGCGCGAGATGGGCTTCCCGGTCTTCGCCCGGGGCGTGATCCCGATCCCCGGCACCAAGTCGGCGGTCGAGCCGCTGAACCTCCCGGTGCGGTGCGGCGGTGTGCGGGTGACGCCCGGCGACATCGTGGTGGCCGACGAGGAGGGCATCGTGGCCGTTCCCCGCGCCCGGCAGAAGGAAGTGCTCCGTGCGGCACGGGCGAAGGAGGCCGAGGAGGCCGAGGAGTCCCTCGACGCCTGGGAGACGGCGCACCGGGGCCGCATCGACGCGATCCTCGGCGAGTTCGGCTTCGACTACTGAGGCTCGGCTACGGGGAGTTCGGATGCCGAGAGTTCGGATGCCGAGAGCCCGGTTGCTGAGAGTTCGGCTGCCGAGCTCGGCAGCCGAGGACGGGCCCGGCCCCAGGCCCCGGCCCTGATTGCGATTCCTGAATCCCGCCCCGTGTCACCGTTCTGAGCGGTGACACGGGGCGGGCGTTGATGACGCACGCCATCCGGGCGTCACCTATCAGAAAGGTGACGTCTGGACGTCAGCAATTACCTGCACTTCCACCCCCGGACGCCGACACGCGACCTGCGCCCCACTTTCCCACCGCCCCACACGAGCCCCCAACCGGACCACCCACCGGATACCCCGTCACCTATTTGACTGGTGACGCATTCTGTGACACATTCATCGCGCCGGCAGGCCGCGGTCACCTCGCGAACGGCCGGTGCGAACCGGTTCTTCTGCCGCACGCAGGTCGGCTCCACCGGAACCAGAGGGAGACTCTCGTGATCAACAGGCGCACCTTCGGCAAGGCCCTGGGGCTGGGAACGGGCGCGGCCACCGCCGCACTGGCGGGCCTCCCGGCAGCCTCCGCCTCGGCCGCCTCCGCCGCACCGCGGAACGGGGCGAAGGCGCCCACCGTGCCCACGGCCGCCCCCGGCGCGCACACCTCGTTCGCCCCGCTGA comes from the Streptomyces sp. TS71-3 genome and includes:
- a CDS encoding MarR family winged helix-turn-helix transcriptional regulator, whose product is MTTAPAPRPVPGQQADGPRRPASGQGTADGEREPRWLDEEQQRVWQSFMNAAMLLDDHLDRQLQRDAGMPHLYYGLLVRLSEAPRRRLRMTELARRVKITRSRLSHAVARLEDHGWVRREDCPSDKRGQLAVLTDEGRAVLESAAPGHVEAVRHALFDRLTREQQRALGEIMQTVAEGLEPSYGADLPWLR
- a CDS encoding MFS transporter, which gives rise to MSETVLSKGRHVQQASTDNRRWRALFFIALAQLMVVLDATIVNIALPSAQHDLGISDANRQWVITAYALAFGGLLLFGGRIADLWGRKQAFVTGLAGFALASAVGGAAQNEVMMLGARALQGAFGALLAPAALSLLAVMFTDAKERAKAFGIYGAIAGGGGAVGLILGGFLTEYLNWRYTFFVNVPFAIVAALGAIMVIREPAGGRNRSPLDVPGVVLATLGLVSLVYGFTRAESDGWTDTTTLGLLVAAVVLLVAFAITEAKVKAPLLPLRVVTNRNRGGVYLSLGLAIIGMFGLFLFLTFYLQIVKGYSPVQTGFAFLPMIAGMIAGSTQIGARLMTRVAPRLLMGPGFLLAAIGMLLLTQMTVGSSYAGLLLPAMLLLGLGMGTAFMPAMSLATHGVQARDAGVASAMVNTSQQVGGAIGTALLNTIAASATTSYLAAHAAGATSRSARQLVQLQGMVHGYTSAIWVAVGILVAASVIAFTFVTTGRPGTGAPAASGSTEGGARSGEAGAGAPDDVHVPVIAH
- a CDS encoding TetR/AcrR family transcriptional regulator, with the protein product MRADAARNRERIINAAREMFVEYGTEVPLDEVARRAGVGNATVYRHFADRIELVRQVVVALLDRVTDRAERAVAAADTAGGDPFAELRRFVHAAADERIGALCTLIDPGFDKSHPDLTASRLRLEAVVGTLMERARTAGQLRADIGVGDLMVALSQLTRPLPGTACSGIDRFAHRHLQLFMDGLMAPARSELAGTAATLEDLRKHA
- a CDS encoding M6 family metalloprotease domain-containing protein gives rise to the protein MQPTSRHGRRIRAPGPRGPGARRPRIPRRRTVPLAALTSLTLALTVSASTAPPAGAGRLPDPIALSRTAAIGPCMISGALGVQMSEGVPTGPGYVRSTGTVRALNLMIDFPDAPGQGRALDRLGEFFPQTRAWFRTASYGRLDYRPRAPIRHWLRMPKTFKAYGIERGAPYEPGYRGLVDDIIKKADPEVNFRAYDLVNVLMTPNAGPSALNTVLSVTFAGNRDAPVADGVPLSNASFIYSRQDDGSGSYAHTGYRVLPHENGHTFGLPDLYTRQGGGSVGHWDIMSEDWGANNDLLAWHKWKLGWLDDDQVECASASGTSEHLLTPLARTGGSKLLFVPLGGTAGLAAEVRTHAGNDEAVCRPGVLVYRVDADVDTGEGPVTVYDATRHSGGCARSPNVHAELSDATFTPGRSFRDRASRVRISVLSVDGDGNYLVRVSHQ
- a CDS encoding ketopantoate reductase family protein, with the translated sequence MRILIAGAGAVGGMVGASLLEGGREVVFLVRPGRAEQLRDRGLRLAVGEDTRVLRPAAVTAGELDGSFDLVLIAVKAEVLPQVMEDLAPAIGPDTAIVPFLNGMAHMDALTGRFGTAVLGGTLRVAVQLGGDGTVVQLAPGVQIEVGELDGADTPRLGTVVGALDVPGVDVGGRGDIVNAMWVKWVFIAAIGAVTSLMRAPVGDVVAVPGGTDLAESVLAEISGVAGAAGHPVAEGDLAGIRGALTAPGSPMTSSLARDLVAGRPTEVESVLGDLCGRARDLGTGVPLTEAAAVALRVHNRRVAQGASAP
- a CDS encoding peptidase inhibitor family I36 protein, with the protein product MRRFRSIAVAALAFVAASGVVPTATAAPTITAPAAAAPASAADARAYNCNSGYFCIYSDYNGRGTRCRWTQEKKANTADDCSFIQKGKPVKSVWNGTGHRVQYYTQTNYHKRVGSTAAAKGGNLQGSYQIRSFKKQ